AATTTATGGCACCAGAATTACTTGAGTCTTTCGAATTAAAGAACCACTAGGACTTCATGGTCCTACCAATCGTTGGATGGTTTCAGCAAGCTTTTCCACCCTATCTGCCTGTCTAAATAAGTTGTAGAACGCACGAGACTGCCGGTCCCATCTCTTTATGAGGTCCTGAAATATTTACGGATTGACTATGAAAATAAGATTCATATCATGTCTAGTGCAAAATAAGGATAGCCCAAGTTTATTATCCAGATCCTTgccataaataaaaagaaagaaagagaagttATACCTTCAGGAGAACTTCAACTCCAGCTTCGCGAAATCTCAGCAACTCAAGTGCATAACTACACAGATGAAATATGAAGAAAACATCAGATGTATAAAAAGCTTAAGCAACCAGATTCTAGAAAGTCCAGATGCAATTCTTTTGAAAGAAATGCAGCAGATAGACAGTTCTCACGGTCTGGCAATCTCTGTTATATCAAACCGAGGGTCCAGGCCCTTCCCAATGCCATCCAGCACTACAGAAAAAAGAAAGTACTGGTCTGAAGTTAATGTTGCACATGCAAACAAAATCATGAAACCAACAGATTATATTACGCACCTGAAAACGCTCTAACAACAAATGTGAATGTGGCAGGAAATCGAAAAGGCTGATCTGCTGCAATGGCTAATAAATCTTCCCCTGTTAAGATAGTCCAACAACTAAGTTGTATTTAAATGTTCTGAGAATTCAAGTGAAAAGACCAAAAGGCTGCATTATCTTATTTACATTAGAAAATCAGGACAAACTAATCAGAGCTACAAATCAGATTGTCGACCTGTCAGATTTCAGATGAGGCATGGAGACAAAAACTGCATATAGACTTGCACAATCTGGTTCATttgttcttaaaaaattaaaatatagcaCGGGAGAGAGACGCTAAttaaaaaactttttattaCATTTCAAACATACAAGTATTCAACTTTAAATTCAGTCCAAGTGAAACGGCATATATATCCCAAAAAAAATATGGTTCTAATTCAATTTCAATAACATCTACCATCtacttaaatataaaatctGTCCACCATTATTTATATCAATGAAGTAGGATTTGTGAATTATACACCTTTTAAAAGGGATCGCAATAAGAGCTAAAATGACCAGAAaattggaaaagaaaaaaaagcccGTGTCCTTTCTGTGTCCAAATTTTTTACTTTGTACAAACAAGGGTTGGACTCATGATGGGTGCAtgtccatgttgaggaagtgcCAGACATGGACTCAGCAAAATCAAAGTGTTAGTGCTTCATAGGAATTGATATACCAGAGAATTTAatggaatttaaaataaaaagcaaTAGAAACAGCTTGGTAGAAGTCTTAGCAACTGATAGAAACATAACTTTGAATTGATATATATCTGTTCCTATCTTTACTTTAAGCTGAAGAGACCAACAGAATGTGAAATGCAATAATAAGATTTATACAGTGTtgaatttgggtcaggcctaactcagcAAAAAGCTAGttagggggaggagtgcctccacaaccgatgtgggattcaacacatccCTCCCTCACATTCAGAATTTTACTGTTACGTGACATATTTATGGAAGACCCAACATAAGATGGGAGGTTCTGATACCGTGTTAAATTTGAGTCACGCCTATCTCAACCAAAAGCTAGCTAAGGGGGAAGGAGTGCTTATGGCCCATATAATGGCACATTACCTTTCCACAATCGATGTGAGATTCAACATATTGCACCACAAATTTGTTGAAATTGTATGCACAAAGCTTAATTATTGCTGTCACTCCATGAATTTAGTGAACAAGATCATAATCTTATCATTGTAAAGAATTAAACGATGTGAATTACCAATTGCAGCAAGGCGTTCCTtccttttctctattttttcctCCTTGGTCAATGGCTTTTTGAATCCAAGTTCTGCTGTAgccatttctctctctcttctttgaGCAGCAAGACGCTCCTCAAAACTGCCAAAAAAATTCAAGTTGAACTTTTGTTAAAATAGAAGAAACACAGGGATTTTGGTTCTTATGTATCTGCGCAGTCTGTCCAGGGGTTTTAGTGTTCCTATCATGCAGCTCACTGACAATACTACAAGTGCAAAAAAAAGGTGGATATTTTATGCTCCCTAATTGCAGATAATATGTACTTAGATTAGATCAGCATAATTCTATCAGGGAAAAAAGGAAATGAATGAGGAAAAACTAAGCATAAGGCATTTATACATCACAGACAGCTAGTAATAAATACAGCGGTTTAGCAACTTTGAGCAAACTATCTTTCATCTAGGCTTTAGCATAGTTTCAGTTTATCAATGAGTCACCTATCTGCAATTTGGAGGCAGAACTACAACTGAAATCAACCTTATCTTTCTATTCAAATTACTACCTTGACTTTTAGATTTGTAGTTACTTTACAGCAACCTAAATTAGCACTTTGAAATTGATCCAGTCGTATCTTgaatcaataataaatataacaatGTTACTAAAAAGAAAGACAGAAATATTCTGGTAAACCTATTAAGGAAGAATTGGGCAGTTCGTCTAACAGCTGTCATATCTCCAGTAGGCACAAGGACACCCATTTGGATCATTGATTGAAGGACCTACACAAATATAAACATTTTTATTGTTATACAATCACATCTATCCAAGTGTCACGATATCATTACATTATTATTACAATCAAGAAACTTAGCCTGGCCGCAGGCTACCTTAGTCAGAAATATACTCACCTTATCAGGATCCTTCTCGTAAACTCCATAAAATGTTTCCAACAACCCTTCTCTGATGTTTGGACTGATACTGTGGCATAGCAAGACAAAGGATAATCACAATGTTTGCCAAATGGACTTGGTAGTTGGTAAGCATACTTATTGCAGACATCCTATGGAGGATCAGAAAATACCTCCCCATCATCCCAAAATCATAAAAGATCAACCTCCCACCGTTGACATCATCAACAGCAATATTTCCTGGATGcttcagagaaaaaaaaaaggtttcatTACAAGTAGAAAACAAATTTTGTAAGATATTATGTAATTATGAAACACAAGGATCACGTCTTCTGAGTCTCCTATATGATTATATCTTATGAAAGGGTTCAAGGAAGGATTTGAAAAGTCCCCAAACGGTGAGCTCTTCCTCAAAGAACATATGTAAGAATATTGGAACAGAAAAGAGTGACATGTTGCATCTTGCAGATGTATCTTTTATCTTTTATCTTTTATCTTTCTCACATTAATGAGTATATTTTTGTATATGGAGTTCAAAGAACCAGTTTGAAAGAACCTTTCTTTCAGCATTTCTTAAGCCAGGCATGCATGGGCAAGAAAGTAACTAGTGCACCTCAAACATTTCAGATATAGCCATATTAAGTGCAGGGAATAAATTACCAATGCCTCCTCATTTTGCATTTCAGCTGAAGTTTGATGATGATTCAAGTATTTGAACCTTAAGAATTTCAGAGGTAGCCATATACGGTGGCTACTATTCTCATCCTTTAATGCTTTAGTCAAAGTCAAGTAATATCTCTGTCCCAAATTCCCTAAAACTAGAATGCAGTATGCAATTCTACATACCTTTGGATGccaacatgaaaacatggttcttCCTATTGGATTTAGCACTAAATCAACCCATACATGTGCAGTCAATTGGCTGGTTTTCAAAATTCACAAAGAGAACATTCTCACAATTAATGATGCTGGTTATTTtggtttaaaagaaaattaaatgcaGAATAGTCCAAGGATCAGCATCGCGGAAAAGGGAATGAATCCCCGTAAGAGAGGAAATCCGTAGTCCAGTAACAACTTGGAAAATTAGAAGGAAGAACAAATAGTTATTCCTCTGCAAGACTAGTAAAGACTTGCacgataaaattaagaaataataattaaatagtatctTAATTTCAATTTGCATGTCAGAGCATGCAATTCCTGTGTTGGAAGACACATCTTATGGGCACAAAGAAAGGTCTAGATTTCTCTAGTTAGATGGATTCACAATGGAGATTAGGTTCATGAGTCACAATGTTGTGGAGCTTTGTTTCGAATGCATTCTCAAATGTTTGGTTAAAGAATTCGTGGAATCGTTATTTATAATGAGAACTAAAAACTCAACCAGGACCCTAAGATTTGAGACCTTCTATCCAAACACAACCTTAGTACTTTAACACTGAAGATCAAAAGTGTCAACCAAAACTTACAGGATCAGCATGGAAAAAACCATGAGAGAGAATTTGTTCCAAGTAAGATTCAACAGCATATCGGCCCAACCTGCAGGATAGCAAAACAGGACAAGAATTATGAgcaagaataaaataaattatctcagttttaaaagaaaaaagcatCAAGAACATGTGCATTGAAGATCGCATGTCAACAGAGGTTAACAGGATATCATTTTAACCTCTTACGATCAACACCCAGTTGATCTAAAGCttgtattttgtttattttgatccCTGGCACGTACTCCATTGTTAGAACCTAAATggcagaaaaataaataagaggtCATGAACAAATCTAACGAGTGTTTAATCTAGAAAAATAGCACCATCGAAACTCATGATTTACTAAAGGGAACCTGTGGTGTTGTGTATTCCCACCAAATTGTTGGAACTTTGACGTAATCCATATCTTTGAAATTACTTGCAAAAAGTTCAGCATTAGCAGCTTCCTTAGTGTAATCAATCTCCTGAAAATGTCAAGTACCATTAGCTATCAAAATGATAAACAGTAACTGAATTGGTAGAATGTAAAGAAATAAGATACTTTGAGAAATCTATGGTAACAATCCATTAAGCAATAAATGAGGGagttaaataatatgattaGTAATGTTAAGGATTTATATTTCTAGTTCTACAATTCTAAAATTTACAGAAAGTTAAACACTTCAATCTATGCAAAATTATAGTTCATCTTGAAAAGTTTACTATATGTGAAACCATTAGCAACAACTTGGGTAAATCCCCAGAAAAATTTAGCTCTTTGCTGTAAATACAGCATTTAGTATTAGGGGGAAAGCAACGTTTACACTTAGGGATAAATGCATCTTTTAGACTTAGAGAGAGGCGAATGCAACATTTATTATCTTAGTAGAAGCGAAGTAATtaagtataatttaattaaattagatttagtGAAAACGTaattctaatttattaaatttgaagttgttaaatttttctttagctaaaccaataaaaaaaataaacttttcttaaattttcttttaaaaatgagGGGAGGCCAAACGTAAGTAACTCACATTTAACCTACTctcatttgaaaattaaaatttcagaggCAACCTGCCCCCTTAGATCCGTCACGGTTTCATCCCACATCCCACTGAGGTATTTCCAAAGACTCCAGTGCCACATAGATGCACAAAATAAAGTCCCATCCCAACATAAAATAAGCtgtgcatatattcttcatcaTTTAACTCTATCAGAGTTCGTATTTCTGTAAATCATAGACTACCGTATCTACGCACAACCTCAACCCACATTTGTTGTGGTTTACTTGTCACTTTGCTGCTCATCCATGTCAAAATTCTAAGTTCAACTGAATTTAAATTGGTCCTTGGAGCATGACCAACAAGACTTAGGGGAAAGGCATTCATATCCCTTTGCCTAAGCAATTAGAAAGCAACAAGAATAGATTGCTACTTGTAATTTTCTGAGCAATAAAATAATGAACtagtaataaaaatattgttaCCTGATACAAGACAGTTGCACATTCATCGTAAATTGCAACCCAGTCCCTCTTTGCACCATCTGACTTCGGGTCAAGCTTTTGAAGATATTCTGCTATTACCTGTAAACAATAGTCATCATGTCCACACATGTTTAAACCCTCAACATGGATGTAAAAAGCATAGAATTTTTAAGTACCAAGGAAACTAACCCTCAGATTTTTAAGATCAATATCaaagagatccttgagaccAGGCCTTTGAACTTTAACCACAACTTCCTGTCCCTTCAATCTTGCACGGTGAACCTGACCTACATTACATAAATATATGCATACACATTAATAAAAGAGATGCAACGTGTGAATCTATTTTCTTTTAACTATTGCATCATAGGGACAATCAATCAACATTAATATTACCAAGACTGGCAGCTGCAATCGGTTCATGGTCAAACTGATCAAAGATATTATCCAATGGGCCTCCAAGCTCTTCTTCAACTATAGACACAGCTGTCTCTGATGGGAAGGGAGGAACTTGGTCCTGCAGAGGAATATCAATTCAGTCCTTCCCGAATAGTTGCCAATTCATAAAGTATCACTAGACTTGACTGGAAATCAAAACAGTTAATTGAACATGCAATGAGGAATACCATGAAACCAACATAACAAACTGAATAGCATACACAATTATAGGAGATTGAGATCAGAAGAATTATGAAAAGGTAAACACCTGAAGTTCGGACAACTGATCAACATATTCCTGAGCAAGAATGTCCACTCTAGTGGAGAATTGCTGACCAATTTTGATGAATGTAGGACCTAATCTCAATATGCTTTCCTTTAACCACTTTGCAAGGGCTTTCCGCCTTAGAGCCTTGTTCTCCTCTGTCATTCCTCCTGCAGAATTACCATTATAAATAtaaacagaatgagaggaaaAAGATAACACAACAGAAAAGTGTGTGGGAAGCTTTGCTAGATTCTAAAGGCTCGTCATCTGCacagataaaataaaatcaatttgtgTCGAAAAGCACAAATTGCAACATGTTATTTATGTTTGAGCATGTTGAACTTTAACATCTCCTCCAAAAATCAAAACTCAAATTTGAAGGCTATTACAAGCAGAGGATATGCATTTTAATTGCTCAACTTTTTACAGCTCATTGCAGTGAGTTTCCTTAATTATCAGTATGACGCGTGCTTCAATCTCATTAGCAACAGGTCAATATAAATATACTCCGCAACTGTTTCTGGCATGTTCTCTTCTTCAAAGTCTGATAAATATTTCACCAATTTCAACCATAAAAAGGTGCGAGAGATTGCCAAGCAAAGAGTTAAATTTGATAAGCAACTCTACTGTAATAGAAGAAGGAATAAACTGCAGCTAAACTAACCATATTATTACGCTTACATAATCCAATCCACAAACAAGCAACTGACCTCGATAAGAGAATTTCTGGTTGTTCAACCAAGCTCTGAATATAAATGTAAAAACAAATCCCCATATTTCCAGGGTCCTTTGAATTGTTGAGTAGGTTTTAAATCTACTCCAGCGGCCCCCAGGTGCAACAGAAACCTGCAAGATCCAATTGTCAAAAGATAGCAAAGTTTCAAAACCGAGATGCAATGCAAAATGCACATATGCTCATGAAGAAATGATTCAAAATGAATGCAGCCCAGcccaataaattttatatttattggatTGCAGTAAATAAATTCAACTAAAATGAAATAACTTTTGGTAAAACCATCTAAGATTTAACATAAACACAGCACTAATCACCTTTACTGTTACTAGCTCGTTTTTGTcggtttttctatttttatttatttatttaccttAATTTAATGACCAAATAAAATACTACAAAACCAAACTCTCTGCTCAATTAACTTTTTTACCTCAACTCTCAAGTACCAAATAAAATACTTGAGACAAATGTCCAAAACCAAGCTACAGGGTTAGCTTTTGTTGCCAGGAATGATGCTGGTGTTTTTCTGGCTGCGAAAAACTGTATTCTTATGGGCGGTTTTGTGCCAAAAATTGCAGAAGCCCTTGCAATTAAGGAAGCCCTAAGTTGGATAGATGCGCAAGGATGGAATCAAGTGATAATTAAGACAGATTGCCAAATGGTTTTTCAATGCTATACAAGATTCTGCAGATACTGACTTATCACCGTTTGGGGATGTGATAGAGGACATAAGGAGGACACGAACAAGGTTTGCAATGGACTTGTGCTATCAAGCATATCTCTCCTTTTGCAAATGAAGCTGCACATGTTATGGCTCAAGCTACTCGACTTTCTTTTAACATTGGGGAATAGTACGATGAACCACCCAATTTTATAAGGCATATTTTAGACGCTGATTCTAATAATAGTTAATAAAACTGCCTTCCTTtttctcaaaaaaataaaatactttagAACGCACAAAACCAAACTCtgtttaattaatatttctatCTCAACTCTCAAGTACAATACCGCACTCACAGATATTCCCTAGCTCATACAAACTGACAGTGTATAATGATAACACTAGCATCACATTATAGGATAATTACAGCACAAATTAGACACAATAAGTCATATTCAACCAACCGCAATCCAATAATAAAGGTACCTCAACTTGTTGCTGGTTTGCTCGTTTAAACCAGGCATCTTCTTTCCCAATCTCTTCTATTCTCTTCTTCCGCCCATCCTCCGACAATTCGGCCTCTTCCTTCACCACCGTTTCCGCCGCTGCAACACCGCTGCCATTCACGTACTTCACCAAACTTCCATTGCTAACTTCCTTATCACTTTCCACCACAGTCACACCACCATTGCTAGAACTCCCTATCAAAGATCCATTTAAACCATAACCATTGGAATTACTAGCAGAAGCAGCTCCATTTCCATTCACTTTCTTCAACAATTCACGCTCTCTCtcttcaatcaccaaactctcTTCTCTAATAGCCCGAACTCGAGTGCGAAGGAGGAGAGTGTTCTTATACTGtttagaagaaaaagaaaatctcgAGAGGTTAAGGCGGCGTTTAGGAGTCGGTTGTGGAGAGAGGAAAGTGAGTTCTGGTAGAGGCAACAACGAAGCCATTAATGGAGATTTTCACAGTTGAAACGTAGAAACCAAAAGAAGCTGATCAAATCTAAACCCTAATTCTCATGATttatgagagagagaaagagggagAGAATGAGCGAGGGGTTTGTGGTGTAGAAGCGAAGGAGAGGGAAGTCGAGGAAGAAGACGGTCagtgaaagagaaagaaaataaaaagaaattaaaaggaGGGAAAATAAGGGGTGGAGAAGGAGAAGACACGTGGCAATTGAAAAGATGAGTGCTAGTGCTGATTCGAGATTTTGCGGGGTTTTAATTGGGCGTCAGAGCTGTGGGAGTTGTGTAGCCACAAAGATAATTTGTCTTTGTTGGATAGTTTTTTTTTGGACGCTTTTTGGCTTACGTGTCTTTTTAGCTAGAAAAATAATCTAAAACGACACGTTtggaaatgaaatttttttacaaaCCTTCAAAGCTAATTTAacaatttgaaatttcatttgaTCACTCCAATGAGACTGAATTTTCTGCTGGACGTTTACTAAAGTTCCAGCTTTTCTTCTGCAATTTATTCTTTAGTTCTCAAATTTCATTATTGACGAGTATAAACCAACACATATTAATTGATTTAAAGATCAAGTATCTTAACTATTTATGTTCATGAATAAACCACGAGTAAATTCCACATTTCTTTGAAATAATAAGATACAATTTCTTTGAACTCTGTATATTCTATTTgactagattttattttaattcattattgttccaattgaaattaaattttttttaagaatttaatttaatttaattaatttcttttttgataattttatcatttaaaattaaaaattttatttttttttcaatttaaaattttttgttaaaatcttacataattttataaaaatttatttatttattttttaaataaaaaacaaaggATATTAATGACtgctggatttctccatcccGGTCTGGGGTTAGACCCATGACGACAGCCCATTACTTGGAGGCCCTTAAGTCTTCCGCATGAATCAGCTTCAGCCCGCTCAGCCTTAAGACCAGACTCCACCTAGATTTCTCAATCAGGCTGGCCTGGCCTTTTCGGCCCAATGTCCAGATCTCCTCTGGGCTCAGCCTTAATCTCATCTTCCAGCCCGGTCCAGAAGGAGAAAGGTGGCCAGCCCCTCCGCCAGGTGGGTCCATCCGCAGGCATGccagaggagaattaaatggccgttacgcatggagcagagacTTGATactctcgtacgtccgtatcagtaGGGCGGAGACAGGTGACCAAATGGTGGGAAATtggttatacgtcactagcaggCAAAAGAAACGGATAAAAAGGGGAGAAACACTCTCCTCTCGAAAAAGTTTTTTCTAAGTTcacagaacccttgtaaaaccctattttctggatctcagatcatcaagtggcgccgtctgtgggaacgaaggagattttttcatcgccggagttccactcttacaatacccactgagatccaccaTAGCTAACCATAATGAAAACAACATCGTTAACACtcccaatgacctgagctctgcccaagaggggcagcagttctctttttccagtcccacaactccaaacaaccaaccaccaatccctttcaacccctcgccaagcttggcagggaatatgCCCAGAACTgccttgtccaaccaggacctccaaaccatAGCTCTTTAACTATAAAACACtgcccactggctggggcaggtgatgcaacagaggggccttagcaccccggTGAATGTGTTGccggtggtagaagaaccccgaaCCAACAAACCTCAGCCTATCTTCAACCATCCCCAAAACAACAGCAGAGAAACTGGAGAAAGGGGGAGGGGAGCCAGGGgagaagaagaaccagaggctaGGGTTCATAGAAGAAGGGTGAGGGAGTTGATAGAAAACGACGAGGCCGACAGTTATTCTGCCGGAACAACCAGAAGAACGGGAAGCGAAGCATGGGAGGAGGAATATCGCCTGGAGAAAAGGCCCAGACAGGAGGAAGAGAGTGTAGACCAAAAACTGCAGAAGATGAGAGAGTAGCTCCTGGCCGAGTTGGGGACGAAGGATCAAAATCAAGCTCTcttgcccacctcttcacccttctcgaaatgggtgcagcaggagaccatccccaagaagttcatgatgccgcCTATGGCAGCATACGACGGAGCTGGCAACCCAAGGGAGCATGTCCTCAAttacaagactttcatggagttgcagactctatcggatgccttgatgtgcaaggtattccctacgaCGCTAACAGGGTCGGCACGGTCATGGTTTAACAGCCTGGAGGCTGGGAGTATCAGAAGTTTCGGGGACCTGGCCATtgccttcatcagccggttcatagctggagtgccagcagataggaagaccagCTACTTGGAGACGGTCAGGCAGAGAAGAGACGAATCGCTGAGGGAGTATGTTGCCCGTTTCAACACGGAGGCCCTACAGATCCTCGAGCTGGATGAGGGCCgagcggtggaggccatgcaaaaggagACGACCTCCCCCGAGTTTTTTGGCTCGTTGAGTAGAAAGCCCCCCACTACGTTGGCAGAGCTaatgaagagggcggagaaatatataaggcaggatgatgccttagtgacgagtagatttgccaaggGGGCGGAAGACAGAGGAAAAGCCCCCGAAGAAAGGAGGTCGGAAAGGCACGTGAAGAAGCACAACAAGAAGCCTGAGCCGTACAGACAACCCTGGGATCGAAGGGATCAAAGACTTTTCCCCCCTCGGGTTCCAGAACAAAAGCCATTCCCTCCGCGTATTCCGGAGAACCTGACCCCGCTCAATGCCTCCAGAGTCGAGGTATTCATGGCAGTacaggacaaggagttccttCAATGGCCCAGGCCTATGAGAGCAGAAGCAAACCAGcaagatcctgacaaatactgtcacTATCATCGTACGCACGACCATGACACCAACAACTGCTACCAGCTGATAAGTGAGATCGAAAGGCTGATCAAGAGGGGCCACTTACggaactttgtgaagaaaccggaaggGGAAAGGCCCCAGCCGAATCCTACAGTCGAGAGGCCCCGGAGAGCTGAAGCAGGGCCTGTGAACAATGgctccagtggaaccatcaatatgatcgtTGGGGGAaccggaggtcggatgagccgaaggggAAAGAAGAGAGGTCGAGATGGGGAAAGCAGCAGCGCCGAAGTCATGCAGGTAGTTGAGCACTCTCCAATGACCATCACcttctctccggaggatgcccagggtgttcagatgcctcatgaTGATGCCTTAGTTATTGAAGCCGTCATCCACAACTACCGAGTTAAGAAGATCTTGGTGGATGACGGGAGTAAGGTGAGTTTGCTACTGTACAGGGTCTTCCAGTAGATGGGAATCCCTGGGGAGAAATTGGTTTGGGACCAAGCCCcagtcaaagggatcggaggagtccCAGTGCCTGTGGAGGGGAAAGTAAAGCTGGCTCTCACTCTAGGAGAAGCGCCAAGGACCCGCACTCATTATGCAGTGTTCTTAGTAGTCAAACTCCCCCTGAGCTACAATGCAATATTGGGAAGACCTGCGCTATTTGACTTTGAGGCCGTAACCAGCATCATATATCTGGCTATGAAGTTCCCAACAAAGGCAGGAGTGGGAGTAGTCAGAGGCAGGAGTGGGAGTAGTCAGAGGaagccaggaagaggcaagagcagtGTACCTGGCCACGATATTAGAGCCGAGCGCGGCAGGGGAGAAGCTTGACTCGAAAGTTCTGGAGGTCCGAGATGAGAAAAAAGAGGCCAGAACAGAGCCGGTCGGAGAGCTGGAGACCtttcccttatcagaagcagagatAGATAAGGTCCTCAGTCTTAACGCCGGCCTCACTGAAGAGCAAAAAATGGAAGTCATGGCCCTAATCCGAGGTCACGcgtcaagcttcgcctggaagccttttGACATGCCAGGGATTGACCCCAGAGTGATGACACACAAGCTGAATGTCCTCCCAGAAGCCAGGCCggtgaagcaaaagaagagggtggtaggaagggagaagcagcAAGCCACTAGGGAGGAGGTGCAGAAGTTAGGGGAGGCAGGGTTTATCAGGGAAGTGATGTACCCTCAATGGTTAGCAAATcatgtattagtcaaaaaagccaatggcaaatataggatgtgtatagatttcacTAACCTGAACCAAGCAtgtcccaaagattgttatcccctccctgatattaataaaatggtcgactccacggccggttttgattacatgtcgtctttggatgctatgtctggttaccatcaaattccaatggataggtcggatgaagagaagacctcattcaTAATAGAAGATGGAATCTACTGCTATAAGGCCATGCCTTTCGGGCTGAAAAATGCCGGGGGCAATGTACCAAAGattgatgaacaaaatcttcaaagatcagatcggcaggaatgtcgaagtatatgtggatgatatggtggtgaagAGTCCGACTTTTCAGCAGTACTTGATCGACCTGAGGGAAGTGTTCGAGGTGCTGGAACAGTACAAaatgaggctgaacccagcGAAATGCGCCTTCtttatcaggggaggaaagttcctggggtatatggtgagtggaaaaggcattgagcccaatccggagaaagtagaagctatCCTGAATATGCTCGAGCCAACCTGTGTGAGGGATGTCCAGAGACTTACTGGGAGAGTGGTGGCGCTAAATTGCTTCATGTCAAGGTCGGCGAAAATATGCTTGCCGTTCTttaagaagttgaggaaagtgccgAACTTTGAATGGACCGAGGATTGCCGAGAGGCTTTCAAAGGGCTCAAAAgctatctcagctcgcctcatgTACTTAGCAGTCCATTGGAAGGAGAAGAGCTCCTGATCTACTTgtcagcctcagagcaagcagtcagcgcagtgttGGTAAGAGTAG
This genomic interval from Manihot esculenta cultivar AM560-2 chromosome 12, M.esculenta_v8, whole genome shotgun sequence contains the following:
- the LOC110628155 gene encoding protein ACTIVITY OF BC1 COMPLEX KINASE 8, chloroplastic — encoded protein: MASLLPLPELTFLSPQPTPKRRLNLSRFSFSSKQYKNTLLLRTRVRAIREESLVIEERERELLKKVNGNGAASASNSNGYGLNGSLIGSSSNGGVTVVESDKEVSNGSLVKYVNGSGVAAAETVVKEEAELSEDGRKKRIEEIGKEDAWFKRANQQQVEVSVAPGGRWSRFKTYSTIQRTLEIWGFVFTFIFRAWLNNQKFSYRGGMTEENKALRRKALAKWLKESILRLGPTFIKIGQQFSTRVDILAQEYVDQLSELQDQVPPFPSETAVSIVEEELGGPLDNIFDQFDHEPIAAASLGQVHRARLKGQEVVVKVQRPGLKDLFDIDLKNLRVIAEYLQKLDPKSDGAKRDWVAIYDECATVLYQEIDYTKEAANAELFASNFKDMDYVKVPTIWWEYTTPQVLTMEYVPGIKINKIQALDQLGVDRKRLGRYAVESYLEQILSHGFFHADPHPGNIAVDDVNGGRLIFYDFGMMGSISPNIREGLLETFYGVYEKDPDKVLQSMIQMGVLVPTGDMTAVRRTAQFFLNSFEERLAAQRREREMATAELGFKKPLTKEEKIEKRKERLAAIGEDLLAIAADQPFRFPATFTFVVRAFSVLDGIGKGLDPRFDITEIARPYALELLRFREAGVEVLLKDLIKRWDRQSRAFYNLFRQADRVEKLAETIQRLEQGDLKLRVRTLESERAFQRVAAVQKTVGSAVAAGSLINLATILYLNSIRVPAIAAYAFCAFFSFQVLFGIVKIKKLDQREKLITGTA